The genome window GCAGGAGGCCTTTGAGCGGGAACTGGCAACGGCCTATGGCGCGGAGGCCGCACTGGTGTTCGGCAGCGGCTACCACGCCAATCAGGGCATTCTGCCAGCCGTGTGCACGAGCCGCACGCTTATTCTGGCTGACAAGCTGGTGCATGCCAGCCTTATTGACGGCATTCGTATGAGCGAGGGCAAGTGCATCCGCTTTAGGCACAATGACTACGCTCAGCTCGAAATGCTGGTGGAAAAGCACGCTGCGGACTACGAAAACATAATCATCGTCACCGAATCCATTTTCAGCATGGATGGCGATGCCTGCGATCTGCCCCGGCTGGTGGCGCTGAAAAAGGCCAATCCCACTGTGCAGCTTTATGTGGATGAGGCCCACGCCGTGGGTGTGCGCGGCGCAAAGGGGCTTGGCTGCTGCGAGGAGCAAGGCTGCGCGGCGGACATTGATTTTCTGGTGGGCACCATGGGCAAGGCCTGGGCCTCGCTGGGCGCGTATGTGATTTGCTCGTCAGCCCTGCGGGAATACCTAGTTAATACCGTGCGCCCGTTTATTTTTACCACGGCCCTGCCTCCGGTCAACATTGCCTGGAGCCGCTTTGTGCTTGCAAAGTTTGCCAGCGCAGAGGTGGCGGCCCGCAGGGAGCATCTTGCCGCGCTCGCGGGCATGATGCATGCTTTTACTGATGGCCTTGGGCAGTCGGTGCGCAGCACCTCGCAGATTGTGCCCGTCATTACGGGCGAAAACCAGCGCACCCTTGCCATTGCCGGGCATTTACAGCGCGAGGGTTTTTACATTATGGGCATACGCCCGCCCACAGTGCCTGCGGGCAGCTCGCGCCTGCGCATTTCGCTCACAGCGGGAACCGCGCGTGAGGAGGTTGAATCCCTCATAGCCCTGCTGAGCAGGTTGCTGCATGAATATTGATTTTCTGCGGCGCGCCGGTTGTCCGACCCTGGAACTGTTTTTTGCCGGGTGGGGCATGGACAGTCGCCCCTTTGCCTGGGCTGCGGATTCGCCGCACACGGCGCACTGCGATTTTGCCGTGTGCTACGACTATACCAATATGACGCTGGATGCGGATGCTCTGCGTCCTTACAGCGGGGTACGGGTGCGGGCATGGTCGCTTGGCGTGTACGCGGCATCCCTGGTCTTGCCGGGCTTGCAGTGCGCTGTGAGCCGCGCCATAGCCATTAACGGAACGCTCACGCCTGTTGATGATAGCCTTGGCATACCAATGGCGGTCTATGATGCCACGCTTGAAAACCTTTCCGCCGAAAGCGTGGAACGGTTCAACAGGCGTATGTGCGGCGCGCACCGGGCAGTGTTTGAAGCGCGCAGATCACCGCACAGTTTGGCACGCGGTGTGGATTCTCTGCTGGCGGAGCTGAAGCATATCAAGGAATGCGCTGCCTACAAGGACAGAGCGCAGTTTACTGATTGGGACATGGCAATTCTGAGCAAAAAAGACAGGATATTCCCCATTGCAAACATGCGTAAAGCCTGGTCTGCAATCCCGGTGCTGGAGCTGGACGAGCCGCACTATCTGCCGGATATTCCTTTTGTACCTGTAGAACTGCCATGAGTGCTTCATTTGTCAGGCGGCGCTTCAGCGCTGCTTCCGCAAGTTATGATGCTGAGGCTCAGGCCCAGCGGCAGATTGCTTCGCACCTCTGGGCGCTTGCTGCGCCGCACATTCCAAGTGGTGCAGCCATACTGGAAATAGGCGCGGGTACGGGCATGCTGACGCAGCATATCCTGAGCGCGCAGCCCAAAAACCTCACTGTCAATGATCTTTATACCAGCCCGCAAGTGCAGACCCTCACGCAGCAACGGCCAGACGTGCTTTCCGTGCGCGAGGGGGATGCGGAAACGCTGGACTTCTGCGGCCCGTTTGATGCCATTTGCAGTGCCTCAACCGTGCAGTGGTTTGCGGAGATCAAAGGTTTTTTGCGCCGTTGCGCCCAGTATCTGCCCAAGGGTGGGCTACTGGCCTTCAGCAGTTTTTTGCCTGGCAACCTGCACGAAGTTGCGGAGCTGACGGGTGTTGGGCTGGACTATGCTGATGCTGCCACCCTGCAAAACTATCTTGAGCAGGATTTTAATCTGGTTGCAATGGAGCAGGGCGAAATCACGCTGGATTTTGCCAGTCCACATGACGTGCTGCTGCACCTCAGGCATACTGGCGTAACAGGCATCAGGTCTGTGGGTTGGAACAAACGCAGATATCTTGAGTTTGTTGACGGTTACATTTCCCGCTACGGCACAGGGCAGGGCGTCAGGCTGACATATCGGCCTGTGTATGTTCTTGCTGCAAGCAAGGGGAATCTTTGCCGCAACCTGTAGGTGCGCAACAATTTGTGCTGCCTGATGCGCTGTTTTTTGTCGATTTTTACTATTTCCGTTGTATTCCACCAACCCAGCACGGGAAGGAGAGTTGCATGAAGCCATCAGCAAGACTTCTGCAATGGTTTGCCTGTCTTTTGCTCGCATGTCTCTGGCAGCCGGCTTGCGCCGTCTTTGCCGAAGCATCTGGCGAAGCCTATGGTTTTGAATCTGCCAAGGCCTATCTTGAAATGCAGGGGCGTGATCTGGCAGACGCGCAAGGCAAATTTGAAAACAACCTTTTTCAAAACCTTGATGAAGCAAACGCCATTAAT of uncultured Desulfovibrio sp. contains these proteins:
- the bioC gene encoding malonyl-ACP O-methyltransferase BioC gives rise to the protein MSASFVRRRFSAASASYDAEAQAQRQIASHLWALAAPHIPSGAAILEIGAGTGMLTQHILSAQPKNLTVNDLYTSPQVQTLTQQRPDVLSVREGDAETLDFCGPFDAICSASTVQWFAEIKGFLRRCAQYLPKGGLLAFSSFLPGNLHEVAELTGVGLDYADAATLQNYLEQDFNLVAMEQGEITLDFASPHDVLLHLRHTGVTGIRSVGWNKRRYLEFVDGYISRYGTGQGVRLTYRPVYVLAASKGNLCRNL
- a CDS encoding 8-amino-7-oxononanoate synthase, encoding MMQYTQWLDEKKQNGSLRALRNIDAVQRERERAGAPFINLSSNDYLSLGDDADLRQEFWAQQDVSSLRMGACSSRLLTGTCDQQEAFERELATAYGAEAALVFGSGYHANQGILPAVCTSRTLILADKLVHASLIDGIRMSEGKCIRFRHNDYAQLEMLVEKHAADYENIIIVTESIFSMDGDACDLPRLVALKKANPTVQLYVDEAHAVGVRGAKGLGCCEEQGCAADIDFLVGTMGKAWASLGAYVICSSALREYLVNTVRPFIFTTALPPVNIAWSRFVLAKFASAEVAARREHLAALAGMMHAFTDGLGQSVRSTSQIVPVITGENQRTLAIAGHLQREGFYIMGIRPPTVPAGSSRLRISLTAGTAREEVESLIALLSRLLHEY
- a CDS encoding pimeloyl-ACP methyl esterase BioG family protein, giving the protein MNIDFLRRAGCPTLELFFAGWGMDSRPFAWAADSPHTAHCDFAVCYDYTNMTLDADALRPYSGVRVRAWSLGVYAASLVLPGLQCAVSRAIAINGTLTPVDDSLGIPMAVYDATLENLSAESVERFNRRMCGAHRAVFEARRSPHSLARGVDSLLAELKHIKECAAYKDRAQFTDWDMAILSKKDRIFPIANMRKAWSAIPVLELDEPHYLPDIPFVPVELP